A genomic region of Vibrio sp. 10N contains the following coding sequences:
- a CDS encoding 3-keto-5-aminohexanoate cleavage protein: MTVQPFSESAIIVAPNGARKTRCDHPNLPMDPQSIIDEAIACRDVGAAMVHLHARDKQGRHSLELCDNLPLYQGLKERVGDSLLVQLTTEAVGQYLPDQQQALIKAIKPEAASFALRELIPDEQHLTSASRFFHWVAEQGIISQYILYDEQDLQHYLRWLSRGLLPNYHHHLLLVLGRYRDGQLAHPQDLAPMLGSQLFELDHRWAVCAFGHFEHNCLTAAMLMGADVRVGFENNHYDNQGAIADSNAVLVTQLVDTATALNIKPMTTERLKNHLTSTGC; encoded by the coding sequence ATGACTGTCCAACCATTTTCAGAATCTGCGATCATTGTGGCCCCGAATGGTGCTCGCAAAACCCGTTGCGATCACCCGAACCTTCCCATGGATCCACAAAGTATTATTGATGAGGCGATCGCTTGTCGAGATGTGGGAGCGGCAATGGTGCACTTGCATGCTCGGGATAAACAAGGTCGGCACTCACTTGAGCTTTGCGATAATCTGCCTCTCTACCAAGGGCTCAAGGAGCGGGTAGGTGACAGTCTGCTAGTTCAACTGACCACAGAGGCGGTTGGGCAGTACCTTCCAGACCAGCAGCAAGCGTTAATTAAAGCGATAAAACCCGAAGCGGCGTCCTTTGCGCTTCGAGAGCTTATTCCTGACGAGCAGCATCTAACATCGGCGAGCCGCTTCTTTCACTGGGTCGCAGAGCAGGGCATCATTTCGCAGTATATCCTCTATGACGAACAAGACTTGCAGCACTATTTGCGATGGTTATCGCGTGGATTGTTGCCCAATTACCACCATCATTTGTTATTAGTATTAGGGCGCTATCGCGATGGGCAGTTGGCACATCCGCAGGATCTCGCTCCTATGTTGGGATCACAATTATTTGAACTGGATCACCGTTGGGCGGTGTGTGCCTTTGGTCATTTTGAACACAATTGCTTGACGGCTGCTATGCTTATGGGGGCTGACGTGCGAGTAGGGTTTGAAAATAATCATTATGACAATCAAGGTGCTATCGCGGATAGCAATGCTGTTTTAGTGACTCAACTTGTCGATACGGCGACAGCGCTCAACATCAAACCGATGACAACAGAAAGATTAAAAAACCATCTCACTTCGACCGGTTGTTAA
- a CDS encoding MarR family winged helix-turn-helix transcriptional regulator — protein sequence MKDEFARESSFGWLLNVVANHASKEFDQRLKEKGLTLALWPTLMCLWEKEGINQREIAQMSKVESSTTTRTIDKLETLGLVERQPDPESRRSFKIYLTEKGRALKEEVIHLPLEVNQQLLAALTDKEQAAIIQLLQKLVAKI from the coding sequence ATGAAAGACGAATTTGCACGCGAATCCAGTTTCGGCTGGCTGCTCAACGTAGTTGCCAATCACGCATCTAAAGAATTTGATCAGCGCCTTAAGGAAAAAGGACTGACGTTAGCATTGTGGCCAACGTTGATGTGCTTATGGGAAAAAGAAGGGATTAATCAGCGAGAGATCGCTCAGATGTCCAAAGTCGAAAGCTCGACGACGACGCGCACTATCGACAAGTTGGAGACCCTAGGCCTTGTGGAACGTCAACCGGATCCGGAAAGTCGACGTTCATTTAAAATCTACCTAACCGAAAAAGGACGTGCGCTTAAAGAAGAAGTGATCCACTTGCCTCTCGAAGTGAATCAACAGCTTCTTGCAGCGCTTACCGATAAGGAACAGGCGGCGATCATCCAGCTATTACAAAAGCTAGTCGCTAAGATCTAA
- a CDS encoding c-type cytochrome translates to MLLVTKVCSKAAVSALAFMSLAMVQDVQAMSHAESVTTRQGAFERIESQTEWVDDQVNESQVDWQALQAASEQLLEDSLLLSEAFPVGSQQGSKAKESVWKKPAKFQQLLTEMQQGYQQVVDGAKSQSVEAVEKGLDAANSTCRSCHRSYRSRW, encoded by the coding sequence ATGTTGTTAGTAACAAAGGTTTGCTCTAAGGCTGCAGTAAGTGCGTTGGCGTTTATGTCATTGGCGATGGTTCAAGATGTTCAAGCAATGAGCCATGCAGAATCTGTCACTACACGTCAAGGGGCGTTTGAGCGTATAGAGAGCCAGACGGAATGGGTTGATGACCAAGTGAATGAATCACAAGTGGATTGGCAGGCATTGCAAGCCGCGAGTGAACAGCTTCTCGAAGACAGTTTGCTATTGTCTGAAGCTTTCCCCGTGGGTAGCCAGCAAGGCAGTAAAGCGAAAGAGTCGGTTTGGAAGAAACCGGCAAAATTTCAGCAGTTACTGACAGAAATGCAGCAGGGCTATCAACAGGTTGTGGATGGCGCTAAATCGCAATCTGTGGAAGCGGTGGAGAAAGGGCTTGATGCGGCTAACTCCACTTGTCGCAGTTGCCACCGAAGTTATCGTTCGCGTTGGTGA
- a CDS encoding cytochrome b/b6 domain-containing protein: MKVWDAATRIYHWAQAFLFLALMATGLQDTGPHLQLGMVLFTLLVWRMAWGMVGSETSRFKQFVKKPKQILDYLTGKHPATTGHNPLGALMVVTMLGLLVLQCLSGMLLAGLFDGLEQYGLTIPDILYDTGEQVHLVLAQLLPWLIAAHVAAIVGYKLIGKPLLLAMVTGKQWVKHDTIAPTIVNQRRAFLVLIGAILVTIAIVAPSMV, from the coding sequence ATTAAAGTTTGGGATGCAGCGACACGCATTTACCATTGGGCACAAGCATTTTTATTTTTGGCGTTAATGGCCACTGGGCTGCAAGATACAGGGCCACATCTACAGCTTGGTATGGTTTTGTTTACGCTGCTGGTTTGGCGCATGGCCTGGGGCATGGTTGGCAGTGAAACCAGCCGCTTCAAACAGTTTGTCAAAAAGCCGAAGCAGATACTTGACTACCTAACAGGTAAACACCCTGCCACTACGGGGCACAATCCATTAGGTGCCCTTATGGTGGTGACTATGCTAGGCCTTCTTGTTTTGCAGTGTTTAAGCGGGATGTTACTCGCCGGACTATTTGACGGATTAGAACAATATGGGCTTACAATCCCAGATATCCTTTATGATACGGGAGAACAAGTTCATCTTGTATTGGCTCAACTACTCCCTTGGCTGATCGCTGCACATGTAGCAGCGATCGTTGGATACAAACTCATTGGCAAACCGCTACTGCTCGCAATGGTGACAGGCAAGCAATGGGTAAAACACGACACCATTGCTCCGACGATAGTAAACCAGCGCCGTGCATTTTTGGTGCTAATCGGCGCTATTTTAGTTACTATCGCAATAGTTGCCCCATCAATGGTATAG
- a CDS encoding DUF2959 domain-containing protein: MEQVGYHKRDIMVTRVEDAKESQQDAQEEFTSALEAVSALSGFDGGDLEKVYNDINDKYEDSEKAAEEVRDRISAVEDVSEALFEEWQGELEQYTSAKLRRSSEQKLRDTQASYQTMLKAMKRAEQKMTPVLNTLRDNTLYLKHNLNASAIGSLQGELISLEKDIQVAINQMNAAIEESDKFIGKLNNQ; this comes from the coding sequence ATGGAGCAAGTTGGTTACCATAAGCGCGATATTATGGTGACGCGGGTTGAAGATGCCAAAGAGTCCCAGCAGGATGCGCAAGAGGAATTTACTAGCGCACTTGAGGCGGTATCAGCTTTGAGTGGTTTTGATGGCGGTGATTTGGAAAAAGTCTACAACGACATCAACGATAAGTATGAAGACAGCGAAAAAGCGGCGGAGGAAGTTCGTGATCGTATCTCGGCAGTCGAGGATGTCTCAGAGGCGTTGTTCGAGGAGTGGCAAGGCGAGCTTGAGCAATACACGAGTGCTAAGCTGCGTCGCTCAAGCGAGCAAAAGCTTAGAGACACGCAAGCATCTTATCAAACCATGTTGAAAGCGATGAAACGAGCAGAGCAGAAGATGACGCCGGTACTTAATACATTGCGCGACAACACGCTTTACCTCAAACACAACCTTAATGCGAGTGCGATTGGTTCATTACAAGGTGAGTTAATCAGCCTAGAGAAAGACATTCAGGTCGCGATCAATCAGATGAACGCCGCAATCGAGGAGTCGGATAAATTTATTGGTAAGCTTAATAACCAATAG
- a CDS encoding aspartate aminotransferase family protein codes for MSSVFHRSCRGQLPTVSHGDGVYLFDTNGKAYLDGCGGAAVSNLGHSHPRVKQAIREQLDSIPYAHTGFFTTESSERLADRLVELAPTPLKHVYFVSGGSEAVESALKMARQYFVEQGKIQKTQFIARRQSYHGNTLGALAVGGNEWRREPFRPLLATSHHIAPCYAYRDKLDSESEAEYSLRVANELESKILTLGAENVMAFVAEPVVGATAGAVPATAGYLRRIREICDRYDVLLILDEVMCGIGRTGSFFAFEQDYVVPDLVTVAKGLGAGYQSIGAVIVHEKIYNQIADGSGFFQHGHTFMGHPLACASALATVDTIVEENLLAEVTHKGQELRTRLQDAIGDLSFVGDIRGRGLFVGIELVANRETKAPLATQTQAHKWVKSIAMEQGLMCYPMSGTIDGKQGHHVLLAPPFIIADAELDELVVKLTHSLKLAAVKWGG; via the coding sequence ATGAGCAGTGTATTTCATCGAAGTTGTCGGGGGCAGTTGCCGACCGTGAGTCATGGTGATGGGGTTTATCTTTTTGATACCAATGGCAAGGCATACCTTGATGGTTGTGGTGGAGCCGCGGTGTCTAATTTGGGGCACAGTCACCCCAGAGTAAAACAGGCGATACGAGAGCAGCTCGACAGTATTCCTTATGCCCACACTGGTTTTTTTACCACCGAAAGTAGTGAACGCTTGGCGGACCGCTTGGTGGAATTAGCACCTACCCCATTAAAGCATGTGTACTTCGTGAGTGGTGGCTCGGAGGCCGTAGAATCCGCGCTGAAAATGGCGCGCCAGTATTTTGTCGAACAAGGCAAAATTCAAAAGACCCAGTTTATTGCTCGTCGGCAAAGTTATCACGGGAATACTCTCGGTGCGCTAGCCGTAGGCGGCAATGAATGGCGTCGAGAGCCCTTTAGACCTCTGCTCGCAACGAGCCATCATATCGCACCATGCTATGCCTATCGTGACAAACTGGACTCGGAAAGTGAGGCGGAATATAGCTTGAGAGTGGCGAATGAGCTTGAGAGTAAAATCCTGACCCTAGGAGCAGAGAACGTAATGGCATTTGTCGCGGAGCCAGTCGTTGGGGCAACCGCTGGAGCGGTGCCAGCCACAGCGGGGTATTTACGGCGCATTCGAGAGATATGCGATCGATATGATGTGCTGCTTATTCTGGATGAGGTTATGTGTGGTATCGGGCGGACAGGGTCTTTTTTTGCCTTCGAGCAAGATTATGTCGTACCTGATCTTGTCACTGTCGCGAAGGGATTGGGAGCAGGGTACCAGTCTATTGGTGCGGTCATCGTTCATGAGAAAATCTACAATCAAATCGCAGATGGCTCAGGCTTCTTTCAACATGGTCACACATTTATGGGCCACCCCCTGGCGTGTGCATCCGCTTTAGCTACCGTAGATACTATTGTTGAAGAGAACTTGCTTGCTGAGGTTACTCATAAGGGACAAGAGTTACGAACTAGGCTGCAAGATGCCATTGGCGATCTGTCATTCGTCGGTGATATTCGTGGAAGAGGCTTGTTCGTTGGTATTGAACTGGTGGCAAATAGGGAAACAAAAGCACCGTTAGCCACACAGACACAAGCGCATAAATGGGTCAAGTCTATTGCTATGGAGCAAGGGTTAATGTGCTACCCCATGTCTGGCACCATTGATGGAAAGCAAGGGCATCATGTCTTGCTCGCGCCGCCGTTCATCATCGCTGATGCGGAGCTGGATGAGCTGGTCGTCAAACTCACGCACTCACTCAAGCTAGCAGCTGTAAAGTGGGGGGGTTAG